The following proteins are encoded in a genomic region of Bubalus kerabau isolate K-KA32 ecotype Philippines breed swamp buffalo chromosome 13, PCC_UOA_SB_1v2, whole genome shotgun sequence:
- the LOC129624959 gene encoding dihydrodiol dehydrogenase 3-like, with protein sequence MDPKSQRVKLNDGHFIPALGFGTGAPPEVPKSEAVEVTKFAIEAGFRHIDSAHTYQNEEQVGQAIRSKIADGTVKREDIFYTSKVWSTFLRPELVRPALEKSLKDLQLDYVDLYIIHQPVALMPGETLFPTDENGKPMFDSVDLCRTWEALEKCKDAGLTKSIGVSNFNHKQLEKILNKPGLKYKPVCNQVECHPYLNQSKLLEFCKSHDIVLVAYGALGAQRTLQWMNPNLPFLLEDPVLSAIAKKHKQTPALVALRYQIQRGVVVLAKSYNKKRIKENIQVFDFELTLEDMKAIDGLNSNIRYYDFQQAVDHPEYPYSEEY encoded by the exons ATGGATCCCAAAAGTCAAAGAGTGAAGCTTAATGACGGCCACTTCATTCCTGCCCTGGGATTTGGCACCGGTGCACCTCCAGAG GTTCCTAAGAGTGAAGCTGTGGAGGTCACCAAATTTGCTATAGAGGCTGGGTTCCGGCATATTGACAGTGCTCATACATATCAAAATGAAGAGCAGGTTGGCCAGGCCATTCGAAGCAAGATTGCCGATGGCACTGTGAAAAGAGAAGACATATTCTACACTTCAAAG GTTTGGTCCACTTTCCTTCGTCCAGAGTTGGTCCGACCAGCGTTGGAAAAGTCACTGAAAGATCTTCAACTGGACTATGTCGATCTCTATATTATTCATCAACCAGTGGCTTTGATG CCAGGGGAGACACTTTTCCCAACAGATGAAAATGGAAAACCGATGTTTGACTCAGTAGATCTCTGTCGCACGTGGGAG gccctggagaAGTGTAAGGACGCAGGGCTGACCAAGTCCATCGGAGTGTCCAACTTCAACCACAAGCAGCTGGAGAAGATCCTGAACAAGCCGGGGCTCAAGTACAAGCCCGTCTGCAACCAG GTGGAATGTCACCCTTATCTCAACCAGAGCAAGCTGCTGGAGTTCTGCAAGTCACACGATATTGTCCTGGTTGCCTATGGTGCTCTGGGGGCCCAGCGGACATTACAATG GATGAACCCGAACCTCCCCTTTCTCTTGGAGGACCCAGTTCTCTCTGCCATTGCCAAAAAGCAcaagcaaaccccagctctggtTGCCCTTCGCTACCAGATACAACGTGGGGTTGTGGTTCTGGCCAAGAGTTACAACAAGAAGCGGATCAAAGAGAACATACAG gTGTTTGACTTTGAACTGACTCTGGAAGACATGAAAGCAATCGATGGCCTCAACAGCAATATAAGATACTATGATTTTCAACA ggCAGTTGATCACCCTGAGTATCCATATTCTGAAGAATATTGA